In the genome of Geotrypetes seraphini chromosome 16, aGeoSer1.1, whole genome shotgun sequence, one region contains:
- the FAM131B gene encoding protein FAM131B isoform X1, with protein sequence MGCIGSRTVGNEGVAVDWKGLKDVDQINMDSTSSLHGGSLHRTSTEQTRTDFSWDGINLSMEDTTSILPRLKRNSNAYGIGALAKSSFSGISRTMKDRVTKPTAMGSGRVAHMIEWQGWGKPSQPQQHNPHETARMDVDAYSDLSDGEKEARFLAGVMQQFAISEATLMAWSSMEGEMMSVNSNQDTVGAHDSENYQELMENQDNLAQTQSGSWPHSYVSQGLYCLGSSDAWEPSDQSLITSPAAGSLTGQNFEETQQNSLILQQQQQNPLQGTGVVDMWQTQPAPCATVEPASVQVGIHAEEESDLPVDKTPLLSKKPSPEEDDAVCQDLESLSPREEPDRAVLGRKVSDVTSSGVQSFDEEEGENNG encoded by the exons ATGGGGTGCATCGGATCTCGGACTGTAG GGAATGAGGGTGTGGCTGTGGACTGGAAGGGACTAAAAGATGTGGACCAGATTAACATGGATAGTACCAGCTCCCTCCATGGGGGCAGCCTGCACAGGACCTCCACAGAG CAAACACGGACAGATTTCTCCTGGGATGGGATAAAT CTTTCCATGGAAGACACCACCTCCATCCTCCCTCGGCTGAAACGTAATTCTAATGCTTATGGAATAGGAGCCCTGGCAAAGTCCTCATTCAGCG ggatctcccgtacgatGAAGGATCGCGTGACCAAGCCGACAGCCATGGGCTCAGGCCGTGTGGCTCATATGATTGAGTGGCAAGGCTGGGGGAAGCCGTCGCAGCCACAGCAGCATAACCCCCATGAGACGGCCCGGATGGATGTGGACGCGTACTCTGATCTCAGCGATGGAGAGAAGGAGGCACGGTTTCTGGCCG GGGTCATGCAGCAGTTTGCAATCTCCGAAGCCACACTTATGGCATGGTCTTCAATGGAGGGTGAGATGATGAGTGTGAACTCCAACCAGGACACTGTGGGAGCCCACGACAGTGAGAATTACCAGGAATTGATGGAGAACCAGG ATAACCTCGCTCAAACTCAGTCTGGCAGCTGGCCCCACTCCTATGTGTCTCAGGGCTTGTACTGCCTGGGATCTTCTGATGCCTGGGAGCCCAGCGACCAGTCTCTAATAACATCCCCTGCTGCAGGTTCCCTCACTGGCCAGAACTTCGAGGAGACCCAACAGAACAGCCTCATcctccaacagcagcagcagaatcCCCTGCAAGGCACCGGAGTGGTGGACATGTGGCAGACCCAGCCTGCACCTTGTGCCACTGTTGAACCAGCCAGTGTACAAGTAGGGATCCATGCTGAGGAGGAATCAGACTTGCCTGTAGACAAAACCCCTCTGCTTAGCAAGAAACCATCTCCAGAGGAAGACGATGCTGTCTGCCAGGACCTGGAGTCACTGTCGCCCCGCGAGGAGCCCGATCGAGCCGTCCTGGGCCGCAAGGTCTCTGATGTGACCTCATCTGGCGTGCAGTCCTTTGATGAGGAGGAAGGCGAGAACAACGGATAg
- the FAM131B gene encoding protein FAM131B isoform X2: protein MGCIGSRTVGNEGVAVDWKGLKDVDQINMDSTSSLHGGSLHRTSTELSMEDTTSILPRLKRNSNAYGIGALAKSSFSGISRTMKDRVTKPTAMGSGRVAHMIEWQGWGKPSQPQQHNPHETARMDVDAYSDLSDGEKEARFLAGVMQQFAISEATLMAWSSMEGEMMSVNSNQDTVGAHDSENYQELMENQDNLAQTQSGSWPHSYVSQGLYCLGSSDAWEPSDQSLITSPAAGSLTGQNFEETQQNSLILQQQQQNPLQGTGVVDMWQTQPAPCATVEPASVQVGIHAEEESDLPVDKTPLLSKKPSPEEDDAVCQDLESLSPREEPDRAVLGRKVSDVTSSGVQSFDEEEGENNG from the exons ATGGGGTGCATCGGATCTCGGACTGTAG GGAATGAGGGTGTGGCTGTGGACTGGAAGGGACTAAAAGATGTGGACCAGATTAACATGGATAGTACCAGCTCCCTCCATGGGGGCAGCCTGCACAGGACCTCCACAGAG CTTTCCATGGAAGACACCACCTCCATCCTCCCTCGGCTGAAACGTAATTCTAATGCTTATGGAATAGGAGCCCTGGCAAAGTCCTCATTCAGCG ggatctcccgtacgatGAAGGATCGCGTGACCAAGCCGACAGCCATGGGCTCAGGCCGTGTGGCTCATATGATTGAGTGGCAAGGCTGGGGGAAGCCGTCGCAGCCACAGCAGCATAACCCCCATGAGACGGCCCGGATGGATGTGGACGCGTACTCTGATCTCAGCGATGGAGAGAAGGAGGCACGGTTTCTGGCCG GGGTCATGCAGCAGTTTGCAATCTCCGAAGCCACACTTATGGCATGGTCTTCAATGGAGGGTGAGATGATGAGTGTGAACTCCAACCAGGACACTGTGGGAGCCCACGACAGTGAGAATTACCAGGAATTGATGGAGAACCAGG ATAACCTCGCTCAAACTCAGTCTGGCAGCTGGCCCCACTCCTATGTGTCTCAGGGCTTGTACTGCCTGGGATCTTCTGATGCCTGGGAGCCCAGCGACCAGTCTCTAATAACATCCCCTGCTGCAGGTTCCCTCACTGGCCAGAACTTCGAGGAGACCCAACAGAACAGCCTCATcctccaacagcagcagcagaatcCCCTGCAAGGCACCGGAGTGGTGGACATGTGGCAGACCCAGCCTGCACCTTGTGCCACTGTTGAACCAGCCAGTGTACAAGTAGGGATCCATGCTGAGGAGGAATCAGACTTGCCTGTAGACAAAACCCCTCTGCTTAGCAAGAAACCATCTCCAGAGGAAGACGATGCTGTCTGCCAGGACCTGGAGTCACTGTCGCCCCGCGAGGAGCCCGATCGAGCCGTCCTGGGCCGCAAGGTCTCTGATGTGACCTCATCTGGCGTGCAGTCCTTTGATGAGGAGGAAGGCGAGAACAACGGATAg
- the FAM131B gene encoding protein FAM131B isoform X3, with amino-acid sequence MDSTSSLHGGSLHRTSTEQTRTDFSWDGINLSMEDTTSILPRLKRNSNAYGIGALAKSSFSGISRTMKDRVTKPTAMGSGRVAHMIEWQGWGKPSQPQQHNPHETARMDVDAYSDLSDGEKEARFLAGVMQQFAISEATLMAWSSMEGEMMSVNSNQDTVGAHDSENYQELMENQDNLAQTQSGSWPHSYVSQGLYCLGSSDAWEPSDQSLITSPAAGSLTGQNFEETQQNSLILQQQQQNPLQGTGVVDMWQTQPAPCATVEPASVQVGIHAEEESDLPVDKTPLLSKKPSPEEDDAVCQDLESLSPREEPDRAVLGRKVSDVTSSGVQSFDEEEGENNG; translated from the exons ATGGATAGTACCAGCTCCCTCCATGGGGGCAGCCTGCACAGGACCTCCACAGAG CAAACACGGACAGATTTCTCCTGGGATGGGATAAAT CTTTCCATGGAAGACACCACCTCCATCCTCCCTCGGCTGAAACGTAATTCTAATGCTTATGGAATAGGAGCCCTGGCAAAGTCCTCATTCAGCG ggatctcccgtacgatGAAGGATCGCGTGACCAAGCCGACAGCCATGGGCTCAGGCCGTGTGGCTCATATGATTGAGTGGCAAGGCTGGGGGAAGCCGTCGCAGCCACAGCAGCATAACCCCCATGAGACGGCCCGGATGGATGTGGACGCGTACTCTGATCTCAGCGATGGAGAGAAGGAGGCACGGTTTCTGGCCG GGGTCATGCAGCAGTTTGCAATCTCCGAAGCCACACTTATGGCATGGTCTTCAATGGAGGGTGAGATGATGAGTGTGAACTCCAACCAGGACACTGTGGGAGCCCACGACAGTGAGAATTACCAGGAATTGATGGAGAACCAGG ATAACCTCGCTCAAACTCAGTCTGGCAGCTGGCCCCACTCCTATGTGTCTCAGGGCTTGTACTGCCTGGGATCTTCTGATGCCTGGGAGCCCAGCGACCAGTCTCTAATAACATCCCCTGCTGCAGGTTCCCTCACTGGCCAGAACTTCGAGGAGACCCAACAGAACAGCCTCATcctccaacagcagcagcagaatcCCCTGCAAGGCACCGGAGTGGTGGACATGTGGCAGACCCAGCCTGCACCTTGTGCCACTGTTGAACCAGCCAGTGTACAAGTAGGGATCCATGCTGAGGAGGAATCAGACTTGCCTGTAGACAAAACCCCTCTGCTTAGCAAGAAACCATCTCCAGAGGAAGACGATGCTGTCTGCCAGGACCTGGAGTCACTGTCGCCCCGCGAGGAGCCCGATCGAGCCGTCCTGGGCCGCAAGGTCTCTGATGTGACCTCATCTGGCGTGCAGTCCTTTGATGAGGAGGAAGGCGAGAACAACGGATAg
- the FAM131B gene encoding protein FAM131B isoform X4 produces the protein MDSTSSLHGGSLHRTSTELSMEDTTSILPRLKRNSNAYGIGALAKSSFSGISRTMKDRVTKPTAMGSGRVAHMIEWQGWGKPSQPQQHNPHETARMDVDAYSDLSDGEKEARFLAGVMQQFAISEATLMAWSSMEGEMMSVNSNQDTVGAHDSENYQELMENQDNLAQTQSGSWPHSYVSQGLYCLGSSDAWEPSDQSLITSPAAGSLTGQNFEETQQNSLILQQQQQNPLQGTGVVDMWQTQPAPCATVEPASVQVGIHAEEESDLPVDKTPLLSKKPSPEEDDAVCQDLESLSPREEPDRAVLGRKVSDVTSSGVQSFDEEEGENNG, from the exons ATGGATAGTACCAGCTCCCTCCATGGGGGCAGCCTGCACAGGACCTCCACAGAG CTTTCCATGGAAGACACCACCTCCATCCTCCCTCGGCTGAAACGTAATTCTAATGCTTATGGAATAGGAGCCCTGGCAAAGTCCTCATTCAGCG ggatctcccgtacgatGAAGGATCGCGTGACCAAGCCGACAGCCATGGGCTCAGGCCGTGTGGCTCATATGATTGAGTGGCAAGGCTGGGGGAAGCCGTCGCAGCCACAGCAGCATAACCCCCATGAGACGGCCCGGATGGATGTGGACGCGTACTCTGATCTCAGCGATGGAGAGAAGGAGGCACGGTTTCTGGCCG GGGTCATGCAGCAGTTTGCAATCTCCGAAGCCACACTTATGGCATGGTCTTCAATGGAGGGTGAGATGATGAGTGTGAACTCCAACCAGGACACTGTGGGAGCCCACGACAGTGAGAATTACCAGGAATTGATGGAGAACCAGG ATAACCTCGCTCAAACTCAGTCTGGCAGCTGGCCCCACTCCTATGTGTCTCAGGGCTTGTACTGCCTGGGATCTTCTGATGCCTGGGAGCCCAGCGACCAGTCTCTAATAACATCCCCTGCTGCAGGTTCCCTCACTGGCCAGAACTTCGAGGAGACCCAACAGAACAGCCTCATcctccaacagcagcagcagaatcCCCTGCAAGGCACCGGAGTGGTGGACATGTGGCAGACCCAGCCTGCACCTTGTGCCACTGTTGAACCAGCCAGTGTACAAGTAGGGATCCATGCTGAGGAGGAATCAGACTTGCCTGTAGACAAAACCCCTCTGCTTAGCAAGAAACCATCTCCAGAGGAAGACGATGCTGTCTGCCAGGACCTGGAGTCACTGTCGCCCCGCGAGGAGCCCGATCGAGCCGTCCTGGGCCGCAAGGTCTCTGATGTGACCTCATCTGGCGTGCAGTCCTTTGATGAGGAGGAAGGCGAGAACAACGGATAg